aatgtgttaacaaacctccaaacaagcttcaatgccatacaacactccttctgtggcctccaactgcttttaaacgcaagttaaactaaatgcatgcgcttcaaccgatcgctgcccgcaaccgcccgcccgactagcatcactactctggacggttctgacttagaatatgtggacaactactaatacctaggtatctggttagactgtaaactctccttccagactcctaTTAAGCATCTACAATTTGCTTCCTATTTcgaaacaaagcctccttcactcacgctgccaaacaccctcgtaaaactgactatcctacctatCCTTAACTTCggcgatatcatttacaaaatagcctccaacactctactcagactgcatccagtttgctatcacatatttgttgccaaacccgctggctccaggtcatctataagtctttgctaggccGCCTTAACTcggctcactggtcaccatagcaacacccacccatagcactcgctccagcaggtagtACAGGAagtataaataaaggtgaaataaaaaattaaatcgTAACTTTGACAACACCCAAATGGATACTGTCATTAACGCGGTTCTTCAATAATTACACATAATTCATAATACTGCAGCAAACATTATATTAAACAGGACATTCAAATGAGCCTTAAATGTATAATCCAAAGTAGTGTGAAATGCTCTCATAAGCAACCTGGAAACGGAGGTTACTCCCCTGAGTTTTCCCCCATTCATATTCAGAATACATTGTGAAAAACTAAAATCTTTGCTCACCATTTTTGCTCCaggcagatatactacatccataactagcggTTTCCTCATTAGTTTAGCAGGGAGGTATTTCTGCAAACAAATTGTGTGTGCATCGCCCTTGTGCCACAATTTTATTAAACCCAGAAGGGGGCCTTGGAGAACAAAAGTCGTCTGGCACACTGTTTAGAGTTTCAACAACATGAATATCCTATTTCTAGCCTACAATCATCGATGTTACTACTAATGTGAAAACAAGAAAAAATATGACTTTTCTTACTAATTAAGATAATTGTCAAATAATGTTAACATTCATTACAGACGTCAATTGCTGTACAACATCATAGCTAAGCTGTTGGCATCACCTTTTACAGTGGACTTCTGCTGTTGTGGGCCTTTAATcatctgtctgactttgttgttcacacaggagagatacgggactatcgtggatcctctggggagcctcaacaacctcatgatgctgaagagggagagaagggtctctccagatcagaacacctcAATAAACACCTGCAGAGACCCACAGTGAAGAGAactcactgctgctctgactgtgggaagagattcacCTCATCAGGCATTACAATTcatcagagaatacacacaggagagaaatcttacagctgtgatcaatgtgggaagagttttgttcaATCTGACCAGCTGACacgacaccagagaacacacacaggagagaaaccctatagctgtgatcaatgtgggaagagttttacaacatctggctctctgactcagcacctgagaacacacacaggagagaaaccctatagctgtgatcaatgtgggaagaggttTGGTCGATCTTGCCAGCTGACagttcaccagagaacacacacaggagagaaaccttatagctgtgatcaatgtgggaagagttttggtcGATCTGGAGAGCTGACagttcaccagagaacacacacaggagagaaacctttcagctgtggtcaatgtgggaggAGTTTTAGTCAATCTGGAGATCTGAGAGTGcacaagagaacacacacaagAGAGAAACATATCTGTGATcattgtgggaagagttttgctaCATCTGGCCacctgactctacaccagagaacacacacaggagagaaaccttatcgctgtggtcaatgtgggaagagttttggtcAATCTGGCCatctgactctacaccagagaacacacaggatTGAAATATCATAGCTGTGA
This window of the Oncorhynchus keta strain PuntledgeMale-10-30-2019 unplaced genomic scaffold, Oket_V2 Un_contig_17669_pilon_pilon, whole genome shotgun sequence genome carries:
- the LOC127919838 gene encoding gastrula zinc finger protein XlCGF17.1-like isoform X1, whose translation is MLSLSYSPSNEEKDITVNQEVESGAFTVKEEEDAFRVKDEEDITVKQEVESGVKEEDVVYGVKEEGEEITFTSKKEEEEEPGYLGPVSQTHLKASNGSNEEFGHKMVLRNHSLINTGEIRDYRGSSGEPQQPHDAEEGEKGLSRSEHLNKHLQRPTVKRTHCCSDCGKRFTSSGITIHQRIHTGEKSYSCDQCGKSFVQSDQLTRHQRTHTGEKPYSCDQCGKSFTTSGSLTQHLRTHTGEKPYSCDQCGKRFGRSCQLTVHQRTHTGEKPYSCDQCGKSFGRSGELTVHQRTHTGEKPFSCGQCGRSFSQSGDLRVHKRTHTREKHICDHCGKSFATSGHLTLHQRTHTGEKPYRCGQCGKSFGQSGHLTLHQRTHRIEIS